From candidate division Zixibacteria bacterium HGW-Zixibacteria-1:
AAAACCGGTGATACCTGACCCTGAGCGTATAACAGATATGTAAATAAATTGCCCTGGGGGATATCGACATTCTGAAAATGAACCAGTTTAAAAAGAACTTGAGGATATTATGAGCAGTTCTGTAATAGATAAATCGGCTAAGATCGGAGACGGCACCACTTACGGGCATTTCTGTTTTATTGATAAAGATGTGACGATAGGACGCGGCTGTCGAATCGGCAGCAACGTGATTATTCATGGCGGCTCCCGAATCGGTGACAATGTCAGAATCGATGATGGGACCATTATCGGCAAGTTCCCGATGCGGGCGGCCAATTCCGCGGTCACCAAAGATCAGGAGCTACCTCCGACGGCGATTGCCTCGGATTGCATTATCGGCACCAATGTTGTCATTTACAGAGGAGCGGAAATAGGGCGAAAGGTTCTTGTTGCCGACCTGTCGACTGTCCGCGAGAATGTTTCCATCGGTGATTTCACCATTGTCGGGCGCGGTGTGGCGATTGAGAATTTTTGTAAAATCGGCCGTTACTGCAAACTTGAGACCAATGTATA
This genomic window contains:
- a CDS encoding UDP-3-O-(3-hydroxymyristoyl)glucosamine N-acyltransferase, with translation MSSSVIDKSAKIGDGTTYGHFCFIDKDVTIGRGCRIGSNVIIHGGSRIGDNVRIDDGTIIGKFPMRAANSAVTKDQELPPTAIASDCIIGTNVVIYRGAEIGRKVLVADLSTVRENVSIGDFTIVGRGVAIENFCKIGRYCKLETNVYITAYSELEDRVFVAPCAATSNDNYVGRTEERFKHFKGVIIKKGGRIGVNATILPGKTIGVDGLIAAGALLTTDCPDKKIMAGVPAKQFRDVPDEQLLENQGWEE